In Thermodesulfobacteriota bacterium, the following proteins share a genomic window:
- a CDS encoding TIGR03960 family B12-binding radical SAM protein codes for MRYGLALLDVEKPGRYEGLEAGAVVKDWASARLRVALCFPDVYEIGASHLGLPLLYHVLNRLEGVLAERAYAPWPDMEALLRRRDWPLVARESGRALGEFDLVGFTLPYELLATNVLAMLELGGIPLLARDRGEAHPLVLGGGPIAANPEPLADFFDAFFVGEAEEGAAEVAQALAAAVASGADRKGRLAALARIGGVYVPSSVRPLYSEGRFAGFEPPLRVRRRVVADLERAPVPDRPLVPFISPVHERLAVELARGCTRGCRFCQAGFLYRPVRERSPELVADIVARGLCATGFDEVGLLSLSTGDYCAIGPLLVTLMDAHAPERVAVSLPSLRVDSLEPRLLEEVGRVRKTGFTVAPEAGTERLRRVVNKNVTEADVLEAAQRIFAAGWKALKLYFMIGLPTETREDWAGIVDLVRKVARLAPGGRGRVGVSLSNFVPKPHTPFQWCRQLAPAEAAEAQAYFHRELGRERKVELKWHSGPMSALEGVFSRGDRRVGAAVLAAYRKGCRMDGWTDRFRWDLWQEALTEAGLSLEECLAERDPDGPLPWDVVDLGVDRAFLAAEWERARREVPTGDCRDGSCQGCGLCDFEALLPRVAGPRDFPPCRERPEGEGEPGGEDSSLLPRLRFRFSKTGPASLLSHLETVAALHRALRAAGVPLAYSQGYHPHPRLTLGPALSLGTESLAELGDAKLREVPPLAAAQAALNEHLPEGLRVEALWTLQPGSRGLTGGDTREEYRVWPTQAASAAAAARGGWEAAVQRFWGVPDFPVVKRRKNKPDRVLDARAYAEGLWFDGEALAVRLRRAQDGTALGMEDLVRALAGLPEAERACARILKTRNELA; via the coding sequence ATGCGCTACGGCCTCGCCCTGCTGGACGTGGAGAAGCCCGGCCGATACGAGGGGCTGGAGGCGGGCGCGGTCGTCAAGGACTGGGCCTCGGCCCGGCTCCGGGTGGCCCTGTGCTTCCCCGACGTGTACGAGATCGGGGCGAGCCACCTGGGGCTGCCGCTCCTCTACCACGTGCTCAACCGCCTCGAGGGGGTGCTGGCCGAACGCGCCTACGCCCCCTGGCCCGACATGGAAGCCCTGCTGCGCCGCCGGGACTGGCCCCTGGTCGCCCGGGAGTCGGGCCGGGCCCTGGGGGAGTTCGACCTGGTGGGCTTCACCCTGCCCTACGAGCTCCTGGCCACCAACGTGCTGGCCATGCTGGAGCTCGGAGGCATCCCGCTGCTCGCCCGGGACCGGGGGGAGGCGCATCCCCTCGTCCTCGGGGGCGGGCCCATCGCAGCCAACCCCGAGCCCCTGGCGGACTTTTTCGACGCCTTCTTCGTGGGCGAGGCCGAGGAGGGCGCCGCCGAGGTCGCGCAGGCCCTGGCGGCGGCCGTGGCCTCCGGGGCCGACCGCAAGGGCCGCCTGGCCGCCCTGGCCCGGATCGGGGGCGTGTACGTCCCCTCGTCCGTGCGCCCCCTGTACAGCGAAGGCCGCTTTGCGGGTTTCGAGCCGCCCTTGCGGGTGCGCCGCCGGGTGGTGGCCGACCTGGAGCGGGCCCCGGTACCGGACCGGCCGCTGGTCCCCTTCATCTCCCCGGTCCACGAGCGTCTGGCGGTGGAGCTCGCCCGGGGATGCACCCGGGGGTGCCGGTTCTGCCAGGCCGGGTTTCTCTACCGCCCGGTCCGAGAGCGCAGCCCCGAGCTCGTGGCCGACATCGTCGCACGGGGCCTTTGCGCCACCGGCTTCGACGAGGTGGGGCTGCTGTCCCTCTCCACCGGCGACTACTGCGCCATCGGGCCGCTGCTGGTCACCCTCATGGACGCCCACGCCCCCGAGCGGGTGGCCGTGAGCCTGCCGAGCCTTCGGGTCGACAGCCTGGAGCCCCGGCTCCTGGAGGAAGTCGGCCGGGTTCGGAAGACCGGCTTCACGGTGGCGCCCGAGGCGGGCACCGAGCGCCTGCGGCGGGTGGTAAACAAGAACGTCACCGAGGCCGACGTCTTGGAGGCCGCCCAGCGGATCTTCGCCGCCGGCTGGAAGGCCCTGAAGCTCTACTTCATGATCGGGCTCCCCACCGAGACCCGGGAGGACTGGGCGGGCATCGTGGACCTGGTGCGCAAGGTGGCGCGCCTGGCACCGGGGGGGAGGGGCCGGGTGGGAGTGAGCCTCTCCAACTTCGTCCCCAAGCCCCACACGCCCTTCCAGTGGTGCCGGCAGCTCGCCCCGGCCGAGGCCGCCGAGGCCCAGGCCTACTTCCACCGCGAGCTCGGCCGGGAGCGCAAGGTGGAGCTCAAGTGGCACAGCGGGCCCATGAGCGCGCTGGAGGGGGTCTTCTCCCGGGGGGACCGCCGGGTGGGGGCGGCAGTGCTCGCGGCCTACCGCAAGGGCTGCCGCATGGACGGCTGGACCGACCGGTTCCGGTGGGACCTGTGGCAGGAGGCCCTGACCGAGGCCGGGCTCTCCCTGGAGGAGTGCCTGGCGGAGCGGGACCCGGATGGGCCCCTGCCCTGGGACGTGGTGGACCTGGGGGTGGACCGGGCCTTCCTGGCCGCCGAGTGGGAGCGGGCCCGCCGGGAGGTCCCTACCGGCGACTGCCGGGACGGTTCGTGCCAGGGGTGCGGGCTGTGCGACTTCGAGGCCCTCCTGCCCCGGGTGGCCGGCCCCCGGGACTTCCCCCCCTGCCGCGAGCGCCCGGAGGGGGAGGGCGAACCCGGAGGGGAGGACTCGAGCCTCCTGCCCCGCCTGCGGTTCCGGTTCTCCAAGACCGGCCCGGCGAGCCTGCTCTCCCACCTGGAGACCGTGGCGGCACTTCACCGGGCGCTGCGCGCCGCCGGGGTACCCCTGGCCTACTCCCAGGGGTACCACCCCCACCCACGCCTCACCCTGGGCCCGGCGCTCTCCCTCGGAACCGAGAGCCTGGCAGAGCTGGGAGACGCCAAGCTCCGGGAGGTGCCCCCCCTGGCCGCCGCCCAGGCTGCCCTAAACGAGCACCTGCCCGAAGGGCTGCGGGTCGAGGCCCTGTGGACCCTCCAGCCCGGCTCCCGCGGCCTCACGGGGGGCGACACCCGGGAAGAGTACCGGGTCTGGCCCACGCAAGCGGCCTCGGCCGCCGCCGCGGCCCGGGGGGGCTGGGAGGCCGCCGTGCAGCGTTTTTGGGGCGTGCCCGATTTCCCGGTGGTCAAGCGCCGAAAGAACAAGCCCGACCGGGTGCTCGACGCCCGGGCCTACGCCGAGGGCCTGTGGTTCGACGGCGAAGCGCTCGCCGTGCGCCTGCGCCGGGCCCAGGACGGCACCGCCCTGGGCATGGAGGACTTGGTGCGCGCCCTGGCCGGGCTGCCGGAGGCCGAGCGGGCGTGTGCCCGTATCCTGAAGACCCGAAACGAACTGGCGTGA
- a CDS encoding Rne/Rng family ribonuclease — MTKEIVINASPQETRVALLENKLLAELYIEYVKDRRVAGSIYKGRVVRVLPGMQAAFVDIGLEKAAFLYVSDVKSAVKEYTELFGAEQELDDDEPFPRARVLSPIEDLLQEGQEILVQVAKEPLGRKGARITQFVSLPGRNVVYLPDVNHVGVSRRITDEAERTRLRETVTGLRPGPSGGFIVRTAAEGCSAEELQPEMEFLARLWDEIGKKAARAPAPNLIHSDLDVTFRSIRDLYAPDVQRVVVDSPEEYRKILEFVEKYVPQAKPAVELYTRPEPIFDFYGIELEISKALERKVWLKSGGYIVIELTEALTAIDVNTGSYVGKRNLEDTILKTNLEAAREIAYQLRLRNIGGIIILDFIDMEVEENRQKVFEALEAELRKDRAKTNLLEISSLGLVEMTRKRIRESLGRTLCEPCPYCEGKATVKARTTVAYELFRELRRRRRGFVGEEVVVLAHPDVVSYLYEEERASLEDLERVLGRRISLRARQDYHQEDFEVLG, encoded by the coding sequence CTGACCAAGGAGATCGTGATCAACGCGAGCCCCCAGGAGACCCGGGTGGCCCTCCTGGAGAACAAGCTCCTGGCCGAGCTCTACATCGAGTACGTGAAGGACCGGCGGGTGGCCGGCAGCATCTACAAGGGCCGCGTCGTGAGGGTGCTGCCCGGCATGCAGGCCGCCTTCGTGGACATCGGCCTGGAGAAGGCGGCCTTCCTCTACGTCTCAGACGTGAAGTCAGCGGTGAAGGAGTACACCGAGCTCTTCGGCGCGGAACAGGAGCTCGACGACGACGAGCCCTTCCCCCGGGCCCGGGTGCTCTCCCCCATCGAGGACCTCCTCCAGGAAGGCCAGGAGATCCTGGTCCAGGTGGCCAAGGAGCCCCTGGGCCGCAAGGGGGCCCGCATCACCCAGTTCGTGAGCCTGCCCGGGCGCAACGTCGTCTACCTGCCCGACGTGAACCACGTGGGGGTGTCGCGGCGCATCACCGACGAAGCCGAGCGCACCCGCCTGCGGGAGACCGTGACGGGGCTTCGCCCCGGACCCTCCGGGGGCTTCATCGTACGCACCGCCGCCGAGGGGTGCAGCGCCGAGGAGCTCCAGCCCGAGATGGAGTTCCTCGCCCGCCTCTGGGACGAGATCGGGAAGAAGGCCGCCCGGGCCCCCGCCCCCAACCTGATCCACTCGGATCTCGACGTCACCTTCCGCTCCATCCGCGACCTCTACGCCCCCGACGTGCAGCGCGTCGTGGTGGACTCCCCGGAGGAGTACCGCAAGATCCTGGAGTTCGTGGAGAAGTACGTGCCCCAGGCCAAGCCCGCGGTGGAGCTCTACACCCGCCCCGAGCCCATCTTCGACTTCTACGGCATCGAGCTCGAAATCTCCAAGGCCCTGGAGCGCAAGGTGTGGCTGAAAAGCGGCGGCTACATCGTCATCGAGCTCACCGAGGCCCTGACCGCCATCGACGTGAACACGGGCTCCTACGTGGGCAAGCGAAACCTCGAGGACACGATCCTCAAGACCAACCTCGAAGCCGCCCGGGAGATCGCCTACCAGCTGCGGCTTCGCAACATCGGGGGGATCATCATCCTCGACTTCATCGACATGGAGGTGGAGGAGAACCGCCAGAAGGTCTTCGAGGCCCTGGAAGCGGAGCTGCGAAAGGACCGGGCCAAGACCAATCTGCTGGAGATCTCGAGCCTGGGCCTGGTGGAGATGACCCGAAAGCGCATCCGGGAGAGCCTGGGACGCACCCTGTGCGAGCCCTGCCCCTACTGCGAGGGCAAGGCCACCGTGAAGGCCCGCACCACGGTGGCCTACGAGCTCTTCCGGGAGCTCCGGCGGCGCCGCCGGGGCTTCGTGGGCGAAGAGGTGGTGGTGCTCGCCCACCCCGACGTGGTGAGCTACCTCTACGAGGAGGAGCGGGCGAGCCTGGAGGATCTGGAGCGGGTGCTCGGCCGGCGCATCTCGCTGCGCGCCCGGCAAGACTACCACCAGGAAGATTTCGAGGTGCTGGGGTAG
- a CDS encoding methylenetetrahydrofolate reductase C-terminal domain-containing protein has product MAENLTKFQQSLLDKNALSITWELVPGRGSFEKAQEVVVASAQEAVKGGKVHALTITDNPGGNPAISAEMLGTEILKMGIEPLVHFTCKDKNRNQLEGLLYGMERAGVRNLLLMTGDYTYTGYMGRSKPVFDIDPSMLLHMVTDLNKGLEVPTMKGTATLAPTHFFAGAAVSPFKALESEQMGQYYKLKKKLEAGAQFIVTQLGYDARKIHEALLMVKHLGYGHVPVIGNIYLLPLGAARLMNRNGLPGCVVTNELVAAIAKEAEAEDKGKGKRLERAAKMYAMMKGMGFSGVHIGGHGMKYEEVEQIIAKGEELASNWPDLVREFDFPQPNGWYYFEKDPKTGLNAEFPVDRSKDRASAGLGYKAFQVLHHAMFEEKGFLFKPMQAFAKAVDGSAVEHAFTRVEHFMKVMTNECMHCGDCGLFDIAYLCPTSQCPKGQRNGPCGGSFEGWCEVYPKEKQCIYVRAYPRLKSHGAEDTLGAYHVPPVNYDLLWTSSWLNFYMGRDHSAKRLGIKPPVKK; this is encoded by the coding sequence GTGGCCGAGAATCTCACGAAATTCCAACAGTCGCTCCTCGACAAGAACGCCCTGAGCATCACCTGGGAGCTCGTGCCCGGCCGGGGCTCCTTCGAGAAGGCCCAGGAGGTGGTGGTCGCCTCGGCCCAGGAGGCAGTCAAGGGGGGCAAGGTCCACGCCCTTACCATCACAGACAACCCGGGGGGCAATCCCGCCATCTCCGCCGAGATGCTGGGGACCGAGATCCTCAAGATGGGGATCGAGCCCCTGGTCCACTTCACGTGCAAGGACAAGAACCGAAACCAGCTCGAAGGGCTCTTGTACGGCATGGAGCGCGCGGGGGTTCGAAACCTCCTGCTCATGACGGGCGACTATACCTACACGGGTTACATGGGCCGCTCCAAGCCCGTGTTCGACATCGACCCCAGCATGCTCCTCCACATGGTGACCGACCTGAACAAGGGGCTCGAAGTGCCCACCATGAAGGGCACCGCGACCCTGGCGCCCACCCACTTCTTCGCCGGGGCGGCGGTGAGCCCCTTCAAGGCCCTGGAGTCCGAGCAGATGGGCCAGTACTACAAGCTCAAGAAGAAGCTCGAGGCAGGCGCCCAGTTCATCGTGACCCAGCTCGGTTACGACGCCCGCAAGATCCACGAAGCCCTCCTGATGGTGAAGCACCTGGGCTACGGGCACGTACCGGTCATCGGCAACATCTACCTGCTGCCCCTCGGTGCCGCCCGGCTCATGAACCGCAACGGCCTGCCCGGGTGCGTCGTCACCAACGAGCTCGTGGCCGCCATCGCGAAGGAGGCGGAGGCCGAGGACAAGGGCAAGGGCAAGCGCCTGGAGCGCGCGGCCAAGATGTACGCCATGATGAAGGGCATGGGGTTTTCCGGCGTGCACATCGGCGGCCACGGGATGAAGTACGAGGAAGTGGAGCAGATCATCGCCAAGGGCGAGGAGCTTGCCTCCAACTGGCCGGATCTCGTGCGGGAGTTCGACTTTCCCCAGCCCAACGGCTGGTACTACTTCGAGAAGGACCCCAAGACCGGCCTCAACGCCGAGTTCCCGGTGGACCGCTCCAAGGACCGGGCGAGCGCAGGCCTGGGGTACAAGGCCTTCCAGGTGCTCCACCACGCGATGTTCGAGGAGAAGGGCTTCCTCTTCAAGCCCATGCAGGCCTTCGCCAAGGCCGTGGACGGCTCGGCTGTGGAGCACGCCTTCACCCGGGTCGAGCACTTCATGAAGGTGATGACCAACGAGTGCATGCACTGCGGAGACTGCGGCCTGTTCGACATCGCCTACCTGTGCCCCACGAGCCAGTGCCCCAAGGGGCAGAGGAACGGCCCCTGCGGCGGAAGCTTTGAGGGCTGGTGCGAGGTGTACCCCAAGGAAAAGCAGTGCATCTACGTGCGGGCCTACCCGAGGCTCAAGAGCCACGGCGCCGAGGACACTCTGGGGGCCTACCACGTGCCGCCGGTCAACTACGACCTGCTCTGGACCTCGTCCTGGCTCAACTTCTACATGGGGCGCGACCACTCGGCCAAGCGGCTGGGCATCAAGCCCCCGGTCAAGAAGTAG
- a CDS encoding RNA methyltransferase, producing MSSLDLVSVVLVEPLYGGNLGSVARVMANFGLSRLVLVNPASRALEDPSLPAMARTAVDVVRGARLATSLEEALGEAQVALGFTTRLGKRRRDGMDLRTAAQRLSQEAPAARVAAVFGREDAGLTTAELQRCHWLVRIPTHRRLPSLNLAQAVGLFCYEASLALAAPAAPAVPAPAPVGELEGFYAHAERVLHEIGFIEEASPARMMNEVRRMLSRRLPEPRDVRILRGILAKVEAALARGRGRDA from the coding sequence GTGTCCTCCCTGGACCTCGTATCCGTCGTCCTCGTAGAGCCCCTGTACGGGGGCAATCTGGGCAGCGTGGCCCGGGTGATGGCCAACTTCGGCCTCTCCCGCCTCGTCCTGGTGAACCCGGCATCTCGCGCGCTGGAAGACCCGTCGCTCCCGGCCATGGCCCGAACCGCGGTGGACGTGGTGCGCGGGGCCCGGCTCGCGACGAGCCTCGAGGAGGCCCTGGGGGAAGCGCAGGTTGCCCTGGGCTTTACCACCCGCCTGGGCAAGCGCCGCAGGGACGGCATGGACCTTCGGACAGCGGCGCAGCGCCTCTCGCAAGAGGCCCCCGCGGCTCGCGTCGCCGCGGTCTTCGGTCGGGAAGACGCGGGACTCACCACCGCGGAGCTCCAGCGGTGCCACTGGCTGGTGCGCATCCCCACTCATCGGCGCCTCCCGAGCCTCAACCTCGCCCAGGCGGTGGGGCTCTTCTGCTACGAGGCGTCCTTGGCCCTGGCCGCCCCCGCTGCGCCCGCGGTCCCGGCGCCCGCGCCGGTTGGGGAGCTCGAGGGGTTCTACGCCCACGCCGAGCGCGTGCTGCACGAGATCGGTTTCATCGAAGAGGCAAGCCCGGCCCGGATGATGAACGAGGTGCGGCGCATGCTCTCCCGGCGGCTTCCCGAGCCACGAGACGTGCGGATCCTGAGGGGAATCCTCGCGAAGGTCGAGGCGGCGCTGGCGAGGGGGCGGGGTCGGGACGCGTGA
- the sfsA gene encoding DNA/RNA nuclease SfsA produces MSPPVFVPFPEPRRFATFLGRRQRFLADMVLDDGTPAVAHCPNTGSMRGCLFPGRIALLWDSANPARKLRYTWKAVEGPAGWVGVDTAVPNRLAEAAIRAGRVPALAGFSQIVRERPLGEHSRVDLLLSGPGLCYVEVKNVTLVEGGAARFPDAPTARGLKHLHELAAQVRAGHRAAMLYVVQRGDGRWFEPAADIDPAYAEGLRRAAAAGVEVYALGARVRPEGVEAAGLLPVRGI; encoded by the coding sequence TTGAGCCCGCCCGTCTTCGTCCCTTTTCCGGAGCCCCGGCGGTTCGCCACCTTTCTGGGCCGGCGGCAGCGGTTCCTGGCGGACATGGTGCTCGACGACGGCACGCCCGCCGTGGCCCACTGCCCCAACACGGGCTCCATGCGGGGGTGCCTCTTTCCCGGGCGCATTGCCCTCTTGTGGGACAGCGCCAATCCCGCCCGCAAGCTCCGCTACACCTGGAAAGCGGTGGAAGGCCCCGCCGGCTGGGTGGGTGTCGACACCGCCGTGCCCAACCGCCTGGCCGAAGCGGCCATCCGCGCGGGGCGGGTGCCCGCGCTTGCGGGCTTTTCGCAGATCGTCCGGGAGCGGCCCCTGGGCGAGCACAGCCGGGTGGACCTGCTGCTCTCGGGTCCGGGGCTGTGCTACGTGGAGGTGAAGAACGTGACCCTGGTGGAAGGGGGCGCCGCGCGCTTCCCCGACGCCCCCACCGCCCGGGGCCTCAAGCACCTGCACGAGCTCGCCGCCCAGGTGCGGGCGGGCCACCGGGCCGCCATGCTCTACGTCGTCCAGCGAGGCGACGGCCGGTGGTTCGAGCCCGCCGCCGACATCGACCCCGCCTACGCAGAGGGTCTTCGGCGGGCCGCTGCCGCGGGCGTGGAGGTCTACGCCCTGGGGGCGCGGGTCAGACCCGAAGGGGTCGAGGCCGCGGGCCTCCTGCCCGTGCGCGGCATTTGA
- a CDS encoding mechanosensitive ion channel domain-containing protein, whose protein sequence is MEFSADKLLEAVQFWGLKAVMAVAIFVIGRIVARVLRNSLRAALRRGKVEETLVSFASNLTYALLMVMVIIATLNQLGVQTTSFIAVLGAAGLAVGLALQGSLANFAAGILMIIFKPFKVGDFVEAAGTMGIVEEIEIFTTKLRTPDNKQIIVPNNQITNGNITNFSAKETRRVDLVVGVSYGDDLNRVQAVLEDILSKDERILSDPAPTIGVLALGESSIDFAVRPWVPSGDYWPTLFDLNKTIKERFDAEGICIPFPQRDVHLFSVKGDAAAA, encoded by the coding sequence ATGGAGTTCTCTGCGGACAAACTACTGGAAGCCGTGCAGTTCTGGGGCCTGAAGGCGGTGATGGCGGTCGCCATCTTCGTCATCGGCCGAATCGTGGCGCGGGTGCTGCGCAACTCGCTGCGTGCCGCCCTGCGGCGCGGCAAGGTGGAAGAGACGCTGGTGTCCTTCGCCTCCAACCTGACCTATGCCCTGCTCATGGTGATGGTGATCATCGCCACCCTCAACCAGCTCGGCGTGCAGACGACCTCCTTCATTGCCGTCCTCGGCGCAGCCGGCCTGGCGGTGGGCCTGGCCCTGCAGGGGTCGCTGGCCAACTTTGCTGCAGGCATTCTGATGATCATCTTCAAGCCCTTCAAGGTTGGGGATTTCGTCGAGGCCGCCGGTACCATGGGGATCGTGGAGGAGATCGAGATCTTCACGACCAAGCTGCGTACCCCAGACAACAAACAGATCATTGTCCCCAACAACCAGATCACCAACGGCAACATCACGAACTTCTCCGCAAAGGAGACCCGTCGCGTCGACCTGGTGGTGGGGGTCAGCTACGGCGACGACCTCAACAGGGTCCAGGCCGTTCTGGAAGACATCCTGAGCAAGGACGAGCGCATTCTCAGCGACCCGGCCCCCACCATCGGCGTGCTGGCGCTCGGGGAGAGCAGCATCGACTTCGCGGTGCGCCCCTGGGTGCCATCCGGCGACTACTGGCCCACGTTGTTCGACCTCAACAAGACCATCAAGGAGCGCTTCGACGCCGAGGGTATCTGCATTCCCTTTCCGCAGCGCGACGTGCATCTGTTTTCCGTCAAGGGAGATGCTGCCGCCGCGTAG
- a CDS encoding molybdopterin-dependent oxidoreductase, with product MAEAVQWRKTHCGRMDHGGCGLLVGVQDGRIVQVRGDPEAYFSRGYVCAKGLASPDRLTHPDRLTHPLRRLGRRGAGQWERISWDEALGHVAENLGRIREAHGARAVAFGVGMPKGLEHFVLIRLANLFGSPNVVASQDVCHAPREIAGVHTCGFYPVADFHHPSKLVLLWGSNITATNEEGEICRLLLDQLDAGARLAVIDPRRTDLVGRAEQWVQLRPGTDHALALAMLHVIIEERLYDAPFVARWTHGFDELAAHVRQYTPERMAEVTWVPAPVIRDTARLYATTRPAVIQWGNPLEQTVNAFDAVRALLCLMAITGNLDVPGGNLDARDPRILGLAEFVRADLLPGKRTEMVSAHHGVIPRFMTVPPAFFRRAVLEETPYPIKGFYAMGSNAMLSYADSGQTHRALEKLDFIAVADLFMTPTAAMADVVLPVASQFEINDIGHYGLGHGFIVARPKIVEPPAACRSDMQILSDLGRRLSPPELWHDDAERFLDDVLGPSGLSYAEFAEKGYLKGPERFRGYEEKGFRTPTGKVELRLSTAEKLQLSPLPAWRGLPEEEDPGYPLLLTSAKSRFYLHSSYRWVEKLRRQRPEPRVELHPETAAAHGIGQGDPVVIETRHGRIVQQAHLVGTLHPRVLCAAHGWWFPEGDPQRQYDWDRANLNMLTSTQALGKEFGTPNLKGLGCRIRRG from the coding sequence ATGGCAGAGGCAGTGCAGTGGAGGAAGACCCACTGTGGGCGCATGGATCACGGCGGCTGCGGGCTCCTCGTGGGGGTGCAGGACGGCAGGATCGTGCAGGTCAGGGGCGACCCTGAGGCATATTTCAGCCGCGGCTACGTCTGCGCCAAGGGCCTCGCGTCCCCGGATCGGCTGACCCACCCCGACCGCCTCACCCACCCCCTGCGGCGGCTCGGCAGGCGCGGCGCCGGCCAGTGGGAGCGGATCTCCTGGGACGAAGCCCTGGGCCACGTGGCGGAGAACCTGGGCCGCATCCGCGAGGCCCACGGAGCGCGGGCGGTGGCCTTCGGGGTGGGCATGCCCAAGGGGCTGGAGCACTTCGTGCTGATCCGCCTGGCGAACCTGTTCGGTTCCCCCAACGTGGTGGCCTCCCAGGACGTGTGCCACGCGCCCCGGGAGATCGCCGGCGTGCATACCTGCGGTTTCTACCCGGTGGCCGACTTTCACCACCCGAGCAAGCTCGTCCTCCTGTGGGGCAGCAACATCACGGCCACCAACGAGGAGGGGGAGATCTGCCGCCTGCTCCTCGACCAGCTGGATGCCGGCGCGCGCCTGGCGGTGATCGACCCCCGCAGGACCGACCTCGTGGGCCGGGCCGAGCAGTGGGTGCAGCTGCGCCCCGGTACGGACCACGCCCTGGCTCTGGCCATGCTCCACGTCATCATCGAAGAGCGGCTCTACGATGCGCCGTTCGTGGCCCGGTGGACCCACGGCTTCGACGAGCTGGCCGCCCACGTGCGCCAGTACACTCCGGAGCGCATGGCCGAGGTGACCTGGGTTCCCGCCCCGGTCATCCGCGACACGGCCCGGCTCTACGCAACCACGCGGCCGGCGGTGATCCAGTGGGGCAACCCCCTGGAGCAGACGGTGAACGCCTTCGACGCGGTGCGGGCGCTGCTGTGCCTGATGGCGATTACCGGCAACCTGGACGTGCCCGGCGGCAACCTGGACGCCCGCGACCCCAGGATTCTCGGTCTGGCGGAGTTCGTGCGGGCCGACCTCCTTCCCGGAAAGCGCACGGAGATGGTCAGCGCCCACCACGGGGTGATCCCCCGGTTCATGACCGTGCCTCCGGCCTTCTTCCGCCGCGCCGTCCTGGAGGAGACGCCCTACCCGATCAAGGGCTTCTATGCCATGGGCTCGAACGCCATGCTCTCCTATGCGGACAGCGGACAGACCCACCGGGCCCTCGAGAAGCTCGACTTCATCGCCGTGGCCGATCTCTTCATGACCCCGACGGCCGCCATGGCCGACGTGGTGCTCCCGGTGGCCAGCCAGTTCGAGATCAACGACATCGGCCACTACGGGCTCGGGCACGGCTTCATCGTGGCGCGCCCCAAGATCGTGGAGCCGCCCGCCGCGTGCCGGTCGGACATGCAGATCCTCAGCGACCTGGGCCGGCGCCTGAGCCCGCCCGAGCTGTGGCACGACGACGCCGAGCGGTTCCTCGACGACGTCCTGGGGCCCTCGGGGCTGTCGTATGCGGAGTTTGCCGAGAAGGGGTACCTGAAGGGGCCCGAACGCTTTCGGGGATACGAGGAGAAGGGGTTTCGCACGCCCACCGGAAAGGTGGAGCTGCGCCTGAGCACGGCCGAGAAGCTCCAGCTCAGCCCCCTGCCGGCGTGGCGCGGCCTGCCCGAAGAGGAGGATCCCGGCTACCCGCTCCTCCTCACCAGCGCCAAGAGCCGCTTCTATCTCCACTCCTCCTACCGCTGGGTGGAGAAGCTGCGCAGGCAGCGGCCCGAGCCGCGGGTCGAGCTCCACCCCGAGACGGCGGCAGCCCACGGCATCGGCCAGGGCGACCCGGTGGTCATCGAGACCCGGCACGGCCGCATCGTCCAGCAGGCCCACCTGGTCGGGACCCTCCATCCCCGGGTGCTCTGCGCCGCCCACGGGTGGTGGTTCCCCGAGGGCGACCCCCAGCGCCAGTACGACTGGGACCGGGCCAACCTGAACATGCTCACGTCCACCCAGGCCCTGGGCAAGGAGTTCGGCACCCCGAACCTCAAGGGGCTGGGCTGCCGGATCCGGCGGGGATAG